A single genomic interval of Antarcticibacterium arcticum harbors:
- the mfd gene encoding transcription-repair coupling factor, which translates to MSKTSIAQNFAKSLPQQKLRDSLVQSSKNTTKIHLKGLVGSALSFSIADAFEEVEMPFLLVFNDKEEAAYYLNDLEQLVGDKNVLFYPGSYRRPYQLEETDNANVLLRAEVLNRINSRKKPAIIVTYPDALFEKVVTRKELDRSTLKIAVGDHLSLDFVNEVLFEYKFRRVDFVTEPGEFSVRGGIIDVFSFSNDEPYRIEFFGDEVDSMRSFDVETQLSTEQVKKISVMPNVENKKLDEKRESFLKYIAANTTVFIKDLDLFTAQMDKLFSKAVEAFKTTSEEIKRSTPEELFCNAEMIKRQMLDFNVVELSTQSYLGAQEVIEFNTKPQPSFNKQFDLLIDNLIENTEAGYSNYIFCVSEQQAKRFHDIFDDQEREVKYHTPVLSMFQGFIDHTSKMACYTDHQIFERYHKFQLKNGYAKKQAITLKELTNLEVGDYVTHIDHGIGKFGGLQKIDVEGKMQEAIKLVYGERDILYLSIHSLHKISKFNGKDGKPPKIYKLGSNAWKNLKEKTKSRVKHIAYNLIELYAKRRLQKGFAFGPDSYLQHELEASFIYEDTPDQTTATAAVKEDMENERPMDRLVCGDVGFGKTEVAIRAAFKAVDNGKQVAVLVPTTILAFQHHKTFTERLKDFPVTVDYLNRFRTAKERRDTLADLENGRVDIIIGTHQLVSKTVKFKDLGLLIVDEEQKFGVAVKDKLKTIKENVDTLTLTATPIPRTLQFSLMAARDLSTITTPPPNRYPIETHVVRFTEESIRDAISYEIQRGGQVFFIHNRIENIKEVAGLIQRLVPDAKVGIGHGQMEGKKLENLMLSFMNGEFDVLVSTTIIESGLDVTNANTIFINNANNFGLSDLHQMRGRVGRSNKKAFCYFITPPYSAMTDDARKRITALEQFSELGSGFNIAMKDLEIRGAGDLLGGEQSGFINEIGFDTYQKILNEAIEELKENEFKDLYAESENIEDKVFVKDTQIDADFELLFPDDYINNISERLNLYTELNGVKTEEELQKFEAKLVDRFGELPTQAADLLNSVRIKWIASHIGLEKVVMKQGKLIGYFIADQQSGFYQTSAFTRVLQYVQTHSNSCTMKEKKTRAGLRLLLTFEKITSVERALKVLEPLDIRVKEEVEGK; encoded by the coding sequence ATGAGTAAAACTTCTATTGCCCAAAATTTTGCGAAGTCTCTGCCACAACAGAAACTGCGGGATTCCCTCGTCCAGTCCTCAAAAAATACAACGAAAATTCACCTGAAAGGCCTTGTTGGTTCGGCACTTTCTTTTTCAATTGCCGATGCATTTGAAGAGGTAGAAATGCCCTTTTTACTGGTTTTTAATGACAAGGAAGAGGCTGCATACTACCTCAATGACCTGGAACAACTGGTGGGGGATAAAAATGTGCTTTTCTATCCGGGCAGTTACCGCCGTCCTTACCAGCTGGAGGAGACAGATAATGCCAATGTGTTATTGCGGGCTGAGGTTTTAAACCGGATAAATTCCCGTAAGAAACCAGCAATTATTGTTACCTATCCCGATGCGCTTTTTGAAAAAGTAGTAACCCGGAAAGAGCTGGACCGTAGCACCCTTAAAATAGCTGTGGGAGATCATCTTTCCCTGGATTTTGTGAATGAGGTGTTGTTTGAGTACAAGTTTAGAAGGGTAGATTTTGTGACAGAGCCTGGAGAATTTTCGGTAAGGGGTGGGATCATAGATGTGTTCTCCTTCAGCAATGATGAACCGTACAGGATCGAGTTTTTTGGAGATGAGGTAGACAGTATGCGAAGCTTTGATGTGGAAACCCAGCTTTCTACAGAGCAGGTGAAGAAGATCTCTGTAATGCCGAATGTGGAGAACAAAAAATTGGATGAGAAGCGCGAAAGTTTTCTGAAGTATATCGCAGCAAATACTACGGTATTCATAAAGGATCTCGACCTGTTTACCGCGCAAATGGATAAACTCTTCAGCAAAGCGGTGGAGGCTTTTAAAACCACTTCAGAAGAAATAAAACGCAGCACGCCTGAGGAGCTCTTTTGTAATGCAGAGATGATCAAAAGGCAGATGCTGGATTTTAATGTAGTGGAACTCAGTACGCAATCATACCTTGGTGCGCAGGAGGTTATCGAATTCAACACGAAACCCCAGCCCTCTTTTAATAAGCAGTTCGACCTGTTGATAGACAACCTTATTGAAAATACAGAGGCGGGTTATTCCAATTATATTTTTTGCGTAAGCGAGCAGCAGGCGAAACGTTTTCACGATATTTTCGACGATCAGGAGCGGGAGGTGAAATACCATACCCCTGTGCTTTCTATGTTTCAGGGCTTTATTGATCATACTTCAAAAATGGCCTGTTATACAGACCACCAGATCTTTGAACGCTATCACAAATTTCAGCTTAAGAATGGCTATGCTAAAAAACAGGCGATAACACTTAAGGAACTTACCAACCTGGAAGTGGGCGATTATGTTACTCATATTGACCATGGAATAGGGAAATTTGGCGGGCTTCAAAAAATAGATGTTGAAGGAAAAATGCAGGAAGCGATCAAGTTGGTATACGGCGAGCGCGATATTTTGTACCTGAGCATTCACTCCCTGCACAAGATTTCAAAATTCAACGGCAAGGACGGGAAACCGCCAAAAATATATAAGCTGGGTAGCAATGCCTGGAAGAACTTAAAGGAAAAGACCAAATCGCGCGTAAAGCATATTGCTTATAATCTCATCGAGTTATACGCCAAACGAAGGTTGCAAAAAGGCTTTGCCTTTGGGCCCGATTCCTACTTGCAGCACGAGCTCGAGGCCTCCTTTATTTATGAAGATACTCCAGACCAAACAACGGCGACGGCGGCGGTGAAGGAAGATATGGAAAACGAACGCCCCATGGATCGCCTGGTGTGCGGGGATGTTGGCTTCGGAAAGACAGAAGTCGCCATTCGCGCTGCTTTTAAAGCGGTAGATAATGGCAAGCAGGTGGCAGTTTTAGTGCCCACAACCATTCTGGCATTCCAGCATCATAAAACATTTACTGAAAGGCTGAAGGATTTTCCGGTTACGGTAGATTACCTTAACAGATTCCGAACCGCGAAAGAGCGCCGGGACACCCTGGCTGATCTTGAGAACGGGAGGGTGGATATCATTATTGGAACACACCAGCTGGTGAGCAAAACGGTTAAATTTAAAGATCTGGGATTGCTTATTGTAGACGAAGAACAAAAATTTGGAGTTGCTGTAAAAGATAAGCTGAAGACCATCAAGGAAAATGTGGACACTTTAACCTTAACGGCAACGCCAATTCCACGTACACTACAATTCAGCTTAATGGCCGCGAGGGACCTTAGTACAATTACCACCCCGCCACCAAACCGTTACCCTATTGAAACCCACGTGGTGCGGTTTACAGAGGAAAGTATCCGCGATGCGATCTCGTATGAGATCCAGCGGGGAGGGCAGGTGTTCTTTATTCACAACAGGATTGAGAATATCAAAGAAGTCGCGGGTCTCATCCAGCGACTGGTGCCCGATGCTAAAGTTGGTATAGGCCACGGGCAAATGGAAGGAAAGAAACTGGAGAATTTAATGCTTTCCTTTATGAACGGCGAATTTGATGTACTGGTTTCCACAACTATTATTGAAAGTGGTCTTGATGTTACCAATGCCAATACTATTTTTATCAATAATGCCAATAATTTCGGACTTTCAGATCTGCACCAGATGAGGGGGCGCGTGGGCCGAAGCAATAAAAAGGCATTTTGCTATTTTATCACTCCGCCATACTCGGCAATGACAGATGATGCGAGAAAAAGAATCACCGCTCTGGAACAGTTCAGCGAACTGGGCAGCGGGTTTAATATCGCAATGAAGGATCTTGAGATCCGCGGGGCGGGAGACCTGTTGGGTGGCGAGCAAAGCGGATTTATCAACGAAATAGGCTTTGACACCTACCAGAAAATATTAAATGAAGCCATTGAAGAGCTCAAGGAAAATGAGTTTAAAGATTTGTATGCGGAATCTGAGAATATTGAAGACAAAGTCTTTGTGAAAGACACCCAGATAGATGCCGATTTCGAATTGCTGTTTCCTGATGATTACATCAACAATATTTCAGAAAGATTAAATCTTTACACCGAATTAAACGGAGTGAAGACCGAAGAAGAACTGCAAAAATTTGAAGCTAAACTGGTAGACCGTTTCGGAGAATTGCCCACCCAGGCCGCAGATCTTTTGAACAGCGTGCGTATAAAATGGATCGCGTCCCACATTGGTTTGGAAAAAGTAGTGATGAAACAAGGCAAATTAATAGGCTATTTTATTGCCGATCAACAATCTGGTTTTTACCAGACCTCTGCATTTACCAGGGTACTGCAATACGTTCAAACTCATTCGAATTCCTGTACCATGAAGGAGAAGAAAACCAGGGCCGGGTTGAGGCTTTTATTAACTTTTGAGAAGATCACTTCAGTGGAGCGGGCTTTGAAAGTTTTGGAGCCTTTAGATATCAGGGTGAAGGAGGAGGTTGAAGGAAAATAA
- a CDS encoding YraN family protein yields MAAHNELGKKGEELAVEHLRNKGYEIVARNFTFQKAEVDIIARKDNILSIIEVKTRSTPDFGDPQEFVKARQLQRLVKAVDHFVEEHDLDVEVRFDIVAIIKNKAGTRIEHIEDAFLAFE; encoded by the coding sequence ATGGCTGCACATAACGAATTAGGTAAAAAAGGAGAAGAACTTGCCGTAGAGCATCTCCGGAATAAAGGTTATGAGATAGTTGCCAGGAACTTTACTTTTCAAAAGGCAGAGGTAGATATTATTGCAAGAAAAGACAATATACTGTCTATCATAGAAGTAAAAACCCGCAGCACTCCGGACTTTGGGGATCCCCAGGAATTTGTAAAAGCCAGGCAATTACAACGCCTGGTAAAAGCAGTAGATCATTTTGTAGAAGAACATGACCTCGATGTGGAAGTGCGGTTTGATATTGTAGCCATTATTAAAAATAAAGCAGGCACCAGAATAGAGCATATTGAAGATGCATTTTTAGCGTTCGAATAA